In the Candidatus Abyssobacteria bacterium SURF_5 genome, GTCGACATACTCCTTCGATTTGGGATTCCTTGCCATCAGGTTCACGCCAAATGGTTTGCTTGTCAGTTTTCGTACGGACTCCATCTGCTCCTGCAGTTCATCAATTCCTGAAACGGAGCCGCTTGCGAGCAATCCGTATCCGCCGGCCTCGGAAACCGCCGCCACCAATTCCGGATTGGATATGTTCGCCATCGCTCCTTGAATGATGGGATGTTTTGATCCGAGCATCTTACATATGGGATTCATCATTGCGCTTCGTGTCCTCTAGAATTTGTGAAAAAAGGCAGCCAGCAGTTATTGAATCACATTTTCAGGTTCTCTATAACAGTCGCCACTCCGAGTCCTCCGCCGCAGCATGACGCGAAGATGCCGTATCTTCCGCCGCGACGGATCAACTCACGCATGGTGAACATGCCGATCCGCGGACCGGAAGCGCCATTTGGATGTCCGAATGCGATAGCGCCGCCGTTCGGATTCCACTTCTTCATGTCAACTTTTTCGCCGGTCTGGCTTTCGACTTCCTTGATGACTGCGAGATTCTGAACGGCAAAAGCTTCATTGCATTCCATGACATCCATATCCGACAGCTTCAGTCCCGCGCGCTTGATAGCCATTGGCATCGCATAGCCGGGGGCGATGCCCATGATTTTCGGATCGACGCCATAGTCGTACCCGCAAATCCACTTCGCCATCGGCTCGTAGCCAAGCTCTTTGGCTTTTTCGGCGGTCATCATCAGCACAAAGGCGGAGCCGTCATTGCGGCCGGAGGCGTTACCGGCGGTTACGGTGCCGTCCTTCCTGAAGGCGGGCGGGAGCTTCGCCAGTCCCGCGAGCGTAGTATCCGGGCGTGGATGTTCGTCCACGTTGAAAATTATATCGGGACTCTTTCTGGTCCCCGGAATGACGACGGGAACGATCTCCTCATCGAAATAGCCGGCCTCCATTGCGGCCTTTGCGCGCATCTGACTGTTATACGCGAATTCATCCGAGGCCTCACGCGGAATCTTGTACGTAACCTGCAGATTCTCGGCCGTCTCGCCCATTCCGATGCATTCTTCGGGAACCGGAGAAAGCCCTTGCCGGATGGGCATGGGCGCATTCAGGCGATAGGGCTGGACCGCCATGGAAAACTTGGCTACCATCTGCGAGTAAGATTCCATGCCGCCGGCAATGACGACGTCGGCGTGGTTCGCCAGAATTTTCCAAGCCGCGTGGTTTATGCAATCAATGCCGGACCCGCACTGCATTTCGACGTACGAGGCAGAGGTCTTGTAATCAAGGCCGGAATAAAGCGTCGCCCAACGCGCGGGATTATTTGAATGCGAACAACCGGCAGCCGACCCGAGGAACACACAATCCACATGAGCTTTTTCGACGATTTTCGTTTTGTCGAGCAGGCCTTTAATGCCGATACCGGCCAGCTTGGACGCGAAAATATCCCGGATCGTTCCGCCCATGCGACCAAAGGCGGTGCGCACACCGTCAACAAACACGACTTCTCTTGCAGCCATTACTCGCTCCCTTCATGTTGCCTGATATCTATTGTTTTTCTGCTACAGATGCAGGTTTCATCTTCTCTGCATCACGCCTATGCCTCTTCACCCCACTTTGATCAAAAGGTCGCTCGCCATAATACCATTCGTTTTGCGCGGAAAGCAACCATCCCCGGGCAAATCCCGATTCGGATCCACTGATGGTTGTTGTCATATAGACGTATGCCAGCTTTCGAAGAGACTGAAATTGAGAGGCGAGTATTAAGTGGGAGGCTTGATCTTTATGAGTTGCAGATAACCGCAAATCCGCAATCTTCGAAACGTTGAATGGTCGTGTTCAACATCTCGTCGCTCAGCGCCCCCATATCCCGGTATAAAGCACCCTTTCCGATTTTTTCCCATTTCGTTTTTGCCAGC is a window encoding:
- a CDS encoding thiolase family protein; translated protein: MAAREVVFVDGVRTAFGRMGGTIRDIFASKLAGIGIKGLLDKTKIVEKAHVDCVFLGSAAGCSHSNNPARWATLYSGLDYKTSASYVEMQCGSGIDCINHAAWKILANHADVVIAGGMESYSQMVAKFSMAVQPYRLNAPMPIRQGLSPVPEECIGMGETAENLQVTYKIPREASDEFAYNSQMRAKAAMEAGYFDEEIVPVVIPGTRKSPDIIFNVDEHPRPDTTLAGLAKLPPAFRKDGTVTAGNASGRNDGSAFVLMMTAEKAKELGYEPMAKWICGYDYGVDPKIMGIAPGYAMPMAIKRAGLKLSDMDVMECNEAFAVQNLAVIKEVESQTGEKVDMKKWNPNGGAIAFGHPNGASGPRIGMFTMRELIRRGGRYGIFASCCGGGLGVATVIENLKM